A genomic region of Prochlorococcus marinus XMU1405 contains the following coding sequences:
- a CDS encoding glycosyltransferase family 4 protein, protein MITILFACRNFNNMAGGVERMASLIMNEMIKRGHKVVLLTWDPINANSHYYLNPKIRWHKLDLGSPNEKASWKLRFKRQLKIRQIVKEINPSVVIGFQVGTFLAIRLALIGLFIPTIAAERNSPDLFKYSKNGRNKRFLFSLALLFSDVITVQFDSYIKKYPFFLRSRIITISNPVFPCIHPSFPNEIKKTSKRILNVGRLSFQKNQLFLIKSFSLIASKYPNWNLTLVGEGEYRKKLEILINKKGLSNRIELIGAVKKVDYWYQNSSFFVFPSLWEGFPNALVEALREGLPAIGLISTSGVNQLIKNKQNGLLVESNETAFASAMEEMIKKKNFRKNAGKKASFLIQRFPPNLIFNQWEKLFLNLSNN, encoded by the coding sequence ATGATTACGATTCTCTTCGCTTGTCGTAATTTCAACAACATGGCAGGAGGTGTAGAGCGCATGGCATCATTGATAATGAACGAAATGATAAAAAGAGGTCATAAAGTAGTTTTATTAACTTGGGATCCAATAAATGCAAACTCACATTACTACCTCAATCCAAAAATTCGTTGGCACAAACTTGATCTTGGATCACCTAATGAAAAAGCAAGTTGGAAATTAAGATTTAAAAGACAATTAAAAATCCGTCAAATTGTAAAAGAAATAAATCCTTCGGTAGTAATTGGATTTCAAGTAGGTACATTTCTTGCCATTCGTCTTGCTTTAATAGGCCTTTTTATTCCTACTATTGCTGCAGAACGTAATTCCCCAGATTTGTTTAAATACTCAAAAAATGGGAGAAACAAACGTTTTTTATTTTCATTAGCACTATTATTTTCCGATGTTATCACGGTTCAATTTGATAGCTATATTAAGAAATATCCTTTTTTTTTAAGATCTCGAATAATTACTATCTCAAATCCAGTTTTCCCTTGCATTCATCCATCTTTTCCTAATGAAATTAAAAAAACTTCAAAAAGAATACTTAATGTTGGGCGTCTTTCATTTCAAAAAAATCAACTTTTTTTAATTAAATCTTTTTCTTTAATTGCTTCTAAATATCCAAATTGGAATTTAACTTTAGTAGGGGAGGGAGAATATCGTAAAAAATTAGAAATATTGATTAACAAAAAAGGTTTAAGTAATCGTATTGAATTAATTGGAGCAGTTAAGAAAGTAGATTATTGGTATCAAAATAGTTCTTTTTTTGTTTTCCCCTCTTTATGGGAAGGATTCCCAAATGCCCTTGTTGAGGCTCTCAGAGAGGGTCTACCAGCTATAGGTTTAATCTCTACTTCAGGAGTTAACCAATTAATAAAAAACAAACAAAATGGCTTATTAGTGGAATCTAACGAAACCGCATTTGCATCTGCTATGGAAGAAATGATAAAGAAAAAAAATTTTAGAAAAAATGCAGGGAAAAAAGCAAGTTTTTTAATTCAAAGATTCCCTCCTAATTTAATTTTTAATCAGTGGGAAAAGTTATTTTTGAATTTGTCAAATAATTAA
- a CDS encoding glycosyltransferase family 4 protein produces the protein MKIVFAIKNLSTAVGGAEKVLCNIASNLANRGHEVTIITFDPIGSSSFYHLDSKIRRLNLEIGDSSSKANFLETFCRIIALRKVIKEEKPKVVIGFMNSIYVLLAFALQGTSIPIIASEHIVIEHYQKRALQFLLLIITSFLINEYTVLSDSIKKRYPFLIKRKMTIIPNPIGDIKINKLAKQKSKRKILLNIGRLEHQKDHLTLIKAFSRIAVSFPKWDLRIVGEGSLKKEIEKKIISLNLINRVFIQSFTKEIELEYIKADLFVVPSIYESFGLVTAEAMSFGIPCVGFADCPGTNELIINEKTGLLVNSGGDRSSSLASGLTRLILNDKLRTNLGKAGKAFIDAKFSDEEVTNSWERLLYNVIRNKC, from the coding sequence ATGAAAATAGTCTTTGCTATAAAAAACCTTTCCACAGCAGTAGGGGGTGCCGAAAAAGTTCTATGTAATATTGCTTCTAATTTGGCTAATCGAGGTCATGAAGTGACAATAATAACTTTTGATCCAATAGGATCTTCCAGTTTCTATCATCTGGACTCAAAAATTAGAAGGCTTAATCTTGAAATTGGAGATAGCTCTTCAAAAGCAAATTTTCTTGAAACATTCTGTAGAATAATCGCTCTTAGAAAAGTAATCAAAGAAGAGAAGCCAAAAGTAGTTATTGGTTTTATGAATTCAATTTATGTTCTGCTTGCATTTGCACTTCAAGGGACTTCAATTCCTATAATAGCCAGTGAACATATTGTTATTGAGCATTATCAAAAGAGGGCTTTGCAATTTTTACTTTTAATTATTACTTCATTCCTAATTAATGAATACACAGTATTGTCTGATTCTATTAAAAAAAGATACCCTTTTTTGATAAAAAGGAAAATGACAATAATCCCTAATCCTATTGGGGATATCAAAATTAATAAATTAGCAAAACAAAAATCCAAAAGAAAAATTTTATTAAATATAGGAAGATTAGAACATCAAAAAGATCATTTAACCCTTATTAAAGCTTTTTCAAGAATTGCGGTTTCTTTTCCAAAATGGGATCTTAGAATTGTAGGAGAAGGCTCACTAAAAAAGGAAATAGAAAAAAAGATTATTTCATTAAATCTAATTAATAGAGTTTTTATACAAAGTTTTACTAAGGAAATTGAATTAGAATACATAAAAGCTGATTTGTTTGTAGTTCCTTCAATTTATGAATCTTTTGGATTAGTTACAGCTGAAGCGATGTCTTTTGGTATACCTTGTGTTGGTTTTGCTGATTGTCCAGGAACAAATGAACTAATTATTAATGAAAAAACTGGACTTCTAGTTAATAGCGGAGGCGATAGGTCATCCTCTTTAGCCTCAGGATTAACTCGTTTAATTTTGAATGATAAATTAAGAACTAATCTAGGTAAAGCGGGGAAAGCATTTATAGATGCAAAATTTTCTGATGAAGAGGTAACTAATTCTTGGGAACGTCTTTTGTATAATGTTATAAGAAACAAATGTTGA
- the asnB gene encoding asparagine synthase (glutamine-hydrolyzing) has protein sequence MCGISGFISPDFAQNSFKKTIYNMVNEIDHRGPDRKGIWFDYYAGVALGHNRLSIVDLSEAGNQPMISSCKRYYIVFNGEIYNHKSLREKLPDSINWQGHSDTETLINGISCWGLKNTLRELVGMFAFAIWDRKKKKLTLVRDRLGEKPLYYGFRGNTMIFSSELKAIETFPEKSLKINKNSLGLYMRFGYIPSPYSIYEGIYKLPPGSFVEFTIEDVKERLIPCSTQYWSLESITKRQQSNTFLGTHIDAIDYLECLLKDTISGQMQGDVPIGAFLSGGIDSSTVVSIMQSQSKNPLNTFTVGFQEFGYDESKSARAISSFIGTNHNDLVLSSAEAMKTIPYLPEIYDEPFSDVSQIPTFLISKFASKNVKVCLSGDGGDELFCGYSRHIAGPKIWRIFNKIPKPIRKICVNFIHSLPPTTWDRFYFFCEYFLPKHLRINFPGLKIYKISDLINNDSLFEVYISLISSWKAPEDIILNYDPSKEFYDYEVSNIKLNDPHHQMMYFDSLIYLPNDILVKVDRAAMSSSLETRLPLLDHRIIEFAWSIPLSMKLKDKKSKWLLRQVLKKYLPNNLIEKPKTGFSVPIGEWLRGPLKNWANELLDEKLIDSHQYFSSKSIQQKWKEHLTGRKDWSKQIWTILMFQSWLMKRQN, from the coding sequence ATGTGCGGAATATCTGGCTTTATTTCTCCTGATTTTGCTCAAAATAGTTTTAAAAAAACTATTTACAACATGGTTAATGAAATAGACCATAGAGGGCCGGACAGAAAGGGAATATGGTTTGATTACTATGCTGGAGTTGCGCTCGGACATAATAGGCTTTCAATAGTTGATTTATCTGAAGCTGGCAATCAGCCTATGATCTCCTCCTGTAAAAGATATTATATCGTTTTCAATGGGGAAATTTATAATCACAAATCACTGAGAGAGAAACTTCCTGATTCCATTAATTGGCAAGGGCATTCTGATACAGAAACATTAATAAATGGAATTTCTTGCTGGGGATTAAAAAATACTTTAAGAGAACTAGTGGGAATGTTTGCTTTTGCAATCTGGGACAGAAAGAAAAAGAAATTAACTCTTGTGAGAGACCGTTTAGGCGAAAAGCCTCTTTATTATGGATTTAGAGGAAATACAATGATTTTTAGTTCTGAACTTAAAGCAATTGAAACATTTCCCGAAAAATCATTAAAAATCAACAAAAATTCGCTTGGATTATATATGAGATTTGGCTATATACCTTCTCCATATTCAATATATGAAGGGATTTATAAATTGCCTCCAGGAAGTTTTGTAGAATTCACAATAGAAGATGTAAAAGAAAGATTAATTCCTTGCAGTACGCAATATTGGTCTTTGGAGTCAATAACTAAAAGACAACAATCTAATACCTTTTTAGGTACACATATCGATGCCATTGATTATCTTGAATGTCTTTTAAAAGATACAATCTCTGGACAAATGCAAGGAGATGTCCCCATAGGTGCTTTTTTATCAGGAGGTATTGATTCAAGTACAGTTGTTTCTATAATGCAAAGTCAATCTAAAAATCCTTTAAATACATTCACAGTAGGCTTTCAAGAATTTGGATATGATGAATCAAAATCAGCGAGAGCAATTTCATCTTTTATTGGAACAAACCACAATGATTTAGTTTTATCATCTGCTGAAGCGATGAAAACAATTCCATATTTACCAGAAATATATGACGAGCCTTTCTCTGATGTTTCACAAATACCAACTTTTTTAATTAGTAAATTTGCCTCTAAAAATGTAAAAGTTTGCTTATCTGGTGATGGTGGTGATGAATTGTTTTGCGGATATTCTAGACACATCGCAGGCCCAAAAATTTGGCGTATCTTTAATAAGATTCCAAAACCGATAAGAAAAATTTGTGTTAATTTTATCCATTCATTACCTCCCACCACTTGGGATCGTTTCTATTTTTTTTGTGAATATTTTTTACCTAAGCATCTCAGAATTAATTTCCCAGGGCTAAAGATTTATAAAATATCTGATTTAATAAACAATGATTCCCTTTTCGAAGTTTATATATCTCTAATATCTTCATGGAAAGCTCCTGAAGATATTATTTTAAATTATGATCCTTCTAAAGAATTTTATGATTATGAAGTTTCTAATATCAAGTTAAATGATCCACATCATCAAATGATGTATTTTGACTCTTTAATTTATTTACCAAATGATATTCTTGTGAAAGTTGACAGGGCCGCGATGTCTTCATCACTTGAGACTCGTTTACCCTTGTTAGATCACAGGATCATAGAATTCGCTTGGAGCATTCCTCTTTCAATGAAACTAAAAGATAAAAAAAGCAAATGGTTGTTAAGGCAAGTTCTTAAAAAATATTTACCTAATAATTTAATCGAAAAGCCAAAAACTGGGTTTTCTGTCCCAATTGGGGAATGGCTTAGAGGTCCCCTAAAGAATTGGGCAAATGAACTACTTGATGAAAAATTAATAGATTCCCATCAATATTTTTCTTCAAAATCAATACAACAAAAATGGAAAGAACACTTAACAGGAAGAAAGGACTGGTCAAAACAAATTTGGACTATTCTTATGTTTCAATCTTGGTTGATGAAACGGCAAAATTGA
- a CDS encoding glycosyltransferase family 4 protein, producing the protein MKLLIIVNVDWFLYSHRLPIIIEAKRQGYDVHIGTKITNLSIKKELLDYGFVIHEIPFDRTGKNISNLIKVALSILKLLIFLKPNILHLITMQPIIFGGIAAKLCRTKKVVYSISGLGHVFLSHSFFTSIRRWIVINLYRLALSNKPRVVVFQNKSDFNLISKVSALSDSEVVLIPGSGVDVNKYLFSKIPDTEPTILMASRLLVSKGVKEFIEAAKILKSKGIKIKFQLAGKPDVSNPLSISKIKIDNWVSKGYIEYLGYRDDIHKIIPKCHIVVLPSYYPEGLPKILCEAAACGRPVITTYEPGCQDSVENGVTGLLIKSRESKELANAIEKLISDPGLLNSMSLKARKRAEKFFDIKSVVESHIKLYRHLSNFKIK; encoded by the coding sequence TTGAAACTGCTTATTATTGTAAATGTTGATTGGTTCCTTTATTCTCATAGATTACCTATAATTATTGAGGCAAAACGACAGGGTTATGATGTACATATTGGCACTAAAATAACGAATTTATCTATCAAGAAAGAACTCCTAGATTATGGTTTTGTTATTCATGAAATACCTTTCGATAGAACTGGAAAGAATATTTCGAACTTAATAAAAGTAGCTCTTTCAATTCTCAAGTTGTTGATATTTCTAAAACCAAATATTCTTCACTTAATAACAATGCAACCTATAATTTTCGGTGGAATTGCTGCTAAATTATGCCGAACTAAAAAAGTTGTTTATTCAATTTCAGGCTTAGGACATGTTTTCTTATCGCATTCGTTTTTTACTTCAATCCGTAGATGGATCGTAATAAATCTTTATCGATTAGCGCTTTCTAATAAACCAAGAGTTGTGGTATTTCAAAACAAATCAGATTTTAATTTAATTAGCAAAGTATCCGCATTATCAGATTCTGAAGTAGTTCTTATACCTGGATCGGGTGTTGATGTAAATAAATATCTATTCAGTAAAATCCCAGACACTGAGCCAACAATTCTTATGGCGTCTAGACTTCTAGTTTCTAAAGGAGTAAAAGAATTTATTGAAGCTGCAAAAATCTTAAAAAGCAAAGGTATAAAAATAAAATTCCAACTTGCTGGTAAACCAGACGTTTCTAATCCTTTATCCATATCTAAAATTAAGATAGATAATTGGGTTTCCAAAGGCTATATCGAATATCTTGGATATAGGGATGACATTCATAAAATAATTCCAAAATGTCACATAGTTGTATTACCCTCATATTATCCCGAGGGATTACCAAAAATTCTTTGCGAAGCTGCAGCTTGTGGAAGACCAGTAATTACTACATATGAGCCTGGTTGCCAAGATTCAGTTGAAAATGGTGTTACGGGATTACTTATAAAATCTAGAGAATCAAAAGAGCTCGCTAACGCAATAGAAAAACTTATAAGTGATCCCGGACTTTTAAATAGTATGAGCTTAAAAGCACGAAAAAGAGCTGAAAAATTTTTTGATATTAAAAGCGTTGTTGAAAGTCATATTAAATTATATCGACATCTTTCAAATTTTAAAATTAAATAA
- a CDS encoding NAD-dependent epimerase/dehydratase family protein gives MRVLITGASGFVGSKACTYLKDNGHEVFAHSRTYCNFPQEIKLIRGGSLSNIFSKPELLEGFECVIHLAGRTYETNRSKKNCYSKYFKDNVEETLRFAELCSSASIKRFIFMSSIKVNGESTKNRIPFHEEDIPSPQDYYALSKYEAELGLLKIVKDSKMEVVIVRPPLIYGDGVKGYFKTILKLIKLRIPLPFGSFVDNRRSLIYLDNLLNFLEILIQHPKAGNQIFVCSDDTEISTADLLRELSYGMHKKNYNYNVPKFLLLLSYLIGKGQIYKKLNESLVINNYKSKKLLGWEPPVRTLDALKKVSNQFINYHKKF, from the coding sequence TTGCGTGTTCTCATTACTGGTGCATCTGGATTTGTTGGGAGTAAAGCTTGTACTTACCTAAAGGATAATGGGCATGAAGTTTTCGCCCATAGCAGAACTTATTGCAATTTCCCACAAGAAATTAAATTAATCAGGGGTGGAAGCCTATCAAATATTTTTTCTAAACCTGAATTACTAGAAGGATTTGAATGTGTAATTCATTTAGCAGGAAGAACATATGAAACAAATAGAAGTAAGAAAAATTGTTATTCTAAATACTTTAAAGATAATGTCGAAGAAACCCTCAGATTCGCTGAATTATGTAGTAGTGCATCTATTAAAAGATTTATATTTATGAGTTCAATTAAAGTAAATGGAGAATCAACAAAAAACCGAATCCCTTTTCATGAAGAAGATATTCCAAGTCCTCAGGACTATTATGCTTTATCAAAATATGAGGCGGAATTAGGACTTCTAAAAATTGTTAAAGATTCAAAAATGGAAGTTGTTATCGTTCGGCCTCCATTAATATACGGTGATGGGGTTAAAGGATATTTTAAAACTATTTTAAAACTTATCAAACTAAGAATTCCTCTTCCATTTGGTTCATTTGTAGATAATAGAAGAAGTTTAATTTATTTAGACAATTTACTCAATTTTTTAGAAATATTAATCCAACATCCAAAAGCAGGAAATCAAATATTTGTATGCAGTGATGATACTGAGATTTCTACAGCAGATTTATTGAGAGAATTATCTTATGGAATGCATAAAAAAAACTATAATTACAATGTTCCAAAATTTTTATTATTATTATCTTATTTGATTGGTAAAGGTCAAATTTACAAAAAGCTTAACGAATCACTAGTTATTAACAATTATAAATCTAAAAAGTTGCTTGGATGGGAACCTCCTGTTAGAACATTAGATGCCCTAAAGAAAGTTTCTAATCAATTTATTAATTATCATAAAAAATTTTAA